Below is a window of Prosthecochloris sp. GSB1 DNA.
TTCAGTTCGGAGGAGAACGGTGCTATGGCTGGGGCGATGTTGAAATGATATCGCACGATGATCAAACGACAACCTCCGAGCTGTTCGACGGACAGGCAAGATTCATCGATGGCGATTTTCCGGTCATCGAATTATCCGACTCGTCGGAAGGTCGCCTTCTCGCTCATACAGAAGCCGACAATTGTCAGGCACATGGTCTAACGGAACCGCTCGTCGGACGAGAATGGCGATCCGGCAACCCTGTAAACCGTCATGCAGGTCAGCATGTTGCTTTTAACGCATTCTGTTTCAAACCAGGAAGCGCGGTCACATCCCTTCCCTGCAGGTTTCAGATCGGGAAATATGGAATATGGAGCCCTGAACCATCACCCTGAAACCTGATGTATCCCCCCATCAACTTTGATTCATTCAATCTGAAACATCTCCCCTCGTTTCATCAGGACATTTTCACCGCCATAGCGCCATACAAACCAACCGGTCAACAACTTCTTTGACCTGCAATCCGGTCAACCGAGCGGGCTGTATTCTCATTCTTCGCTGGCAGTCCTTCCTTTCAGGCCTTTTTCTGCCCTCCACAAGGGCGAAAGATGTTTCGCCCCTACGCTGCGAATGTCATTAGGGCGAACACACAGGATCGCCCCTACACCACCACATTGCAGCAGCATCTTAATACTGCCAACCGCCAGTTGCAAACTACCGACTTTCCCCACCTGTCCCCTGTAGCTAATCGGGTCGTCCTACTCGCTTTCTCAGATATTACCGTCCGAATCCGTATCAGTCGCAATCCCCTGTAGCTAATCGGGTCGTCCTACGATGTCAGGAAATCCCGATGGAGGAATATGTTTCTTTTGGTCGCAATCCCCTGTAGCTAATCGGGTCGTCCTACAGCGTTGTTTCGAGATACGGATCACGTATCCTGGTGGTATGTCGCAATCCCCTGTAGCTAATCGGGTCGTCCTACTCTACCTCTGGAAACGCTTGTCTGGCAAGGGCTCACAGCCCGAAATCCAGGGCTCACCGGAAAATCGGCGAATGAAACGCAAAAACAGCCGAATTTCACCCTTACCTCCATTCGTATCTTACCGAAAAGAAAGACGTTACGCAACATCCAAGGCTCACCGATGCCCAAAAATCCCCGTAATCCACTGCCATATAATACGTTACAAGAATTGTAACGCCGCTATATGGTCAACACGAAACGAACCTTCGGCTTTTCGGCCCTCGAAGCCTCGCTTGAGTCGCTTGAGCCATGCCTGACAATCCGCAAGAAAGCGGGCGAAAGATCTTTCGCTCCTACAGCCCGACAATGCAGCCGTGTTCCCCACACAGCCAACCACCAATTGCACACTGCCAACTATCCCTGCTGTCCCCTACGCGCTTGCGGGTCTTCACTGTGTCGTTCTTGCGGTAACACAGCTTGGCAGATCTCAATCCCCTACGCGCTTGCGGGTCTTCACTTAACGGCTCTTATCCCTCAAACACACAAGCTACTGACTCTCAATCCCCTACGCGCTTGCGGGTCTTCACAACAAACCGGTAGTCGAGGATCCGGCGATCAAGCGCTCTCAATCCCCTACGCGCTTGCGGGTCTTCACTTGTTGAGCGATGAACTACCGGGATTACGCGGCGCAGTCTCAATCCCCTACGCGCTTGCGGGTCTTCACCGCAACGTCATCAATCACCCCCGGTGTCGCACCGTCTCAATCCCCTACGCGCTTGCGGGTCTTCACTAATGCCTTTCGCCCCGCCGCTCGGAAATACATGTCTCAATCCCCTACGCGCTTGCGGGTCTTCACGCGGGCAGAACGATAAAGAGCCTTGAGTCAAGACTTAGTCTCAATCCCCTACGCGCTTGCGGGTCTTCACCGCCATCGGTATCAATGGTGACAGCACCGGCACTGTCTCAATCCCCTACGCGCTTGCGGGTCTTCACACGAAGATCGGCCTCACTCATTCCCGCAACATCGCCGTCTCAATCCCCTACGCGCTTGCGGGTCTTCACCCTTGATACATGGTTGGAGCGTAGTGAGTATTCAGCTCTCAATCCCCTACGCGCTTGCGGGTCTTCACGGAATCGCGCTGATGAATAGCGCGATCACGTTGATTCTCAATCCCCTACGCGCTTGCGGGTCTTCACCGATGCAATCCAAAAGCACAACGAGTATGTGGCCAATCTCAATCCCCTACGCGCTTGCGGGTCTTCACCTCAATGAACTTAATGCGCGAATTGACGAAATAAATCTCAATCCCCTACGCGCTTGCGGGTCTTCACAACGGCTCCGCTACGGAGACGGGCGAAAAATCGCCATCTCAATCCCCTACGCGCTTGCGGGTCTTCACTCAATCCGCTACACTTCGGCGATCAATAAGGCGAATCTCAATCCCCTACGCGCTTGCGGGTCTTCACCCGCAGCGCCACGCACAAAAGAGCAGCTTATCGAAATCTCAATCCCCTACGCGCTTGCGGGTCTTCACCAGATGGGCGTTTTGTCGTTGCAGACGTTGTCCGGTCTCAATCCCCTACGCGCTTGCGGGTCTTCACTCCGCGCATCCGCACAAGCTCGCCATTTACAGGCAGGTCTCAATCCCCTACGCGCTTGCGGGTCTTCACCGTTGTAAATTAATAAATAAATCTGACTGACTCATGTCTCAATCCCCTACGCGCTTGCGGGTCTTCACCAGATCTACGGACGATATTTTCCAGTTATGCGGGTCTCAATCCCCTACGCGCTTGCGGGTCTTCACTGTGCCTTTTACGATCCTTGTCCGGCGCGGCTTTCCGGGCATGATTGCGCGAACCTCCTTTTTTCGGCGACCGACAGGCCCTGGGCACCGCTGCCGTCATCCCCGAAAAACCCATAACCGATTTCATGCATTGCTCTTGCGTCAATTCGCGAACCGGAGTTCAAAGGCAGGCATCCCTAACCTGTTTTCGGAATACGTCTTGACTGACGGTTTACCGGATGGGCAGCAAGAACAGCTTTCGGTTCCCGTTCGCCCGATGACACAGCGGAAACAGGCGTCTTCGCCATGATCCAATTTCGTCAAATGCACGTTTTGATACAAGCATCAAGGATCGGACTGAACACCGTACGATGACGATGTCCGTCCCAACGGCGTAAGCAAGCATAAGGGGCTGCACCTGCAGGATACAAACCGGACGGGGTGTTTCGGCTGATCGGTGTGGTCAGTACAGGCGAAAGATTTTTCGCCCCTACGCGAGAACGGCCTGCACCACGGTTCTGCTTATCCCGCCCTATTGACAGGTTTTTTGCTTTTTTGCATTTACTTTGAATTTTAAAGTACTTTATACAAAAAAAAGATCAAAAAGCGAAAAGAGGTCCGCTTTTCGGGTCGACTGTATTTTGTTATCTTCCGGCTACTACCGTAACCACCTTGATTTCCAGACCGATGAGCACAAAAAAAGGCAATGAAAAAGCTGAAAAAGAACTTCTCTGGCAGAGCCGTTTCGCCGAACCCTTCGACCGCGAGGCGCTGCTTTTCTCCTCGTCCGTCGACGTGGACAAGGCCCTCTACCAGGAGGATATCAGGGGCTCCATCGCCCATGTGACGATGCTTTCAGAGGAAGCGATCATCCCTGTCGAGGAAGCTCGCCTCATCATCGAGGGCCTGGAGGATATCGAGCAGGAAATCAGCTCGGGAGCGCTCGTGCCGGAATGGGAAGACGAGGACATTCACACGGTCATAGAAAACCGCCTGAAGGAAAAGATCGGCCCCATCGCGGGAAAAATCCATTCGGGCAGAAGCCGCAACGACCAGGTGGCGACCGATACGAGGCTCTACCTGAAACGGATGATTTCAGAACTCGACGCCGCGCTCGGCTCACTGAAGAAACTGCTCGTCGAAAAAGCGGAAACCTACAGGGCCACGATCATCTTCGGCTATACCCACCTGCAGCGGGCCCAGCCGATTTCTGCGGGACACTACTACCTTGCGTACTTCAACATGTTTCACCGCGACCAGGAACGGCTTTACGACCTGCTTAAACGGGTGGACGTCTCCCCTCTCGGGGCCGCGGCCTTCGCCGGGAGCACGCTACCGCTGAACGCAAGGCGCAGCATGGAACTGCTCGACTTCGGTTCGCTCTTCGATAACAGCATCGACGCAGTGAGCGACCGCGACATCGTCATCGAGTTCATCGCCGCCTGCTCGGTCGTCATGATGCATCTGTCGAGGTTCTGCGAGGACCTCATTCTCTGGAGTTCCTCGGAATTCAACTACGTGGAGATAAGCGACTCCTTCTCCACGGGTTCGTCGATCATGCCCCAGAAGAAGAACGCCGACATCGCAGAACTGGTGAGGGGAAAGACGGGGAGGGTCTACGGCGACCTGCTCAACATCCTCACCGTCATGAAGGGCCTGCCGCTTTCCTACAACCGCGACATGCAGGAAGACAAGCCTCCGCTTTTCGACGCGGCGGGAACGACGCTTTCGTGCATCAGGATCTTCACCCGTCTTCTTTCCAACACCAGGCTGAACGAGGAGCGGCTCGCGCGGCTCACGGCCGGGGATCTGAGCCTGGCGACGGAAATCGCGGAGTATCTCGTCAAGAAAGGCCTGCCGTTCAGGGACGCCCACAGGATAACGGGCAGGATCGTCACCCGCTCGATCGAAACCGATACGCCGCTACCCGGACTCGACCTGGACGCCTACCGGGAGTTTTCCGAACTGTTCGGCGA
It encodes the following:
- the argH gene encoding argininosuccinate lyase, producing the protein MSTKKGNEKAEKELLWQSRFAEPFDREALLFSSSVDVDKALYQEDIRGSIAHVTMLSEEAIIPVEEARLIIEGLEDIEQEISSGALVPEWEDEDIHTVIENRLKEKIGPIAGKIHSGRSRNDQVATDTRLYLKRMISELDAALGSLKKLLVEKAETYRATIIFGYTHLQRAQPISAGHYYLAYFNMFHRDQERLYDLLKRVDVSPLGAAAFAGSTLPLNARRSMELLDFGSLFDNSIDAVSDRDIVIEFIAACSVVMMHLSRFCEDLILWSSSEFNYVEISDSFSTGSSIMPQKKNADIAELVRGKTGRVYGDLLNILTVMKGLPLSYNRDMQEDKPPLFDAAGTTLSCIRIFTRLLSNTRLNEERLARLTAGDLSLATEIAEYLVKKGLPFRDAHRITGRIVTRSIETDTPLPGLDLDAYREFSELFGEDLYDSLKPDSSVNSKKTHGSTSFSSVEEQLRNAAAKC